The segment CCCGAATGAATGACTGATGTCATACTTGGAGTTAGCCGGATTCGGGTCAGCCGCATTGATCCTAACATTTAATTTGCAGTACGACTTAATATTTACTTTGGTTGAACGTTGGCACTCGGAGACCCACACTTTTCATTTGTCGTGTGGGGAGTACATTGTCACTTTAAAGGATGGTGCACTGCAACTTAGGCTCCCAATTGACGGAAGTGCGGTAACGGGTGTAAGTACGATCTCTGAGTCAACCACTCTTTGTTATAACCTACTAGTAGTCTTGCCCAGTGGTGCTGAGTTGAAATTTATGGGTTTGAGATTTTCATGGCTGAAAGCTAATTTTGAGAATTTATCAATTAATGTCACTGCGAGAGGTGATGTGCGTGGCTCGAGCGtatattatgcatattatagaAGGTGTACTCATGCTGGATGCAAACAACAACAAGGTTCATTTGatgtatttacccctattaactgATTTGCAGAATGTCTGCTCGTATAGTTGAGGTTCTGCAGTATTGGCTATGTTGTATCGTAAGCTTTGTCAGACCACAAAGCCTTCTGCCGTGGACATAGGCGGATGCCTCATATTGCTACATCTTAGGCTCTTTACCAGATGTCATTCTTGGCATCGGTTAGTCACCAAGCATATGTATTTCCACTGGTGAATAGGTGACAAAATTTTACCCGTTATAACAATTAATTGACATATTTTTTCTAATGATATTATTCTAACATGTTATTTGTTTTCGTAGATGGAGTACCAATCCAGGTATCGGGAGGTCATACACTGTTCTGATATACCATCTGATTATTAAACAACATGCCGGGAAAGGGGTAAGCTATTCCAATATTTGTAACATGTAATTACTTTGTATATCATACTCGAAATGTGTTAGAATTTAACAATGTTATTAATTGTGCAATTCATCTGGATGCCTATTGGAGATTGAAAATTGCGGCAGTTATTCTTTTGTCTGCCCACATTCACTCACACTTGTGGTGCATTAACGCACCAATTATCAATTTTCAGATAGTGGAGTGGTATAACGAGGATCGAGTACTCCGGCAGTTTGGTTGCATACAGTATATCCCGGCTCCGGATCTTTTACAATCCGATTTGGAAAttctttatattaaattttgaattatcttCAAATTCATCTTCTACAATCCAATTTGGAAATTCCTCAAGATCTTTTTTCTCTTCAATCTTTATAACAggtattaaatttataaattctcTTGGTAATTTCCTAACAACTAATTTATCCATCCATGGCATGTCAAACACATTTTGCTTCCCAGTCAACTTTAGCAAACCTATACATTGTCTCGCTATTTTCCTTACTCCATAAGAGATTATAAATTTCACAAAGTATATAACTATATTCCAATAGGTTTGTGGTACCAATATCTTCCAAAGTTAGTCTAGAATGATTTGATGCTTCTATTCTATTAATGTCCCTCTAAAGGTCAAGTATTGCATCTTATTCTTTCTAATCAGTTCATGACTCTTCCATAACACTTCTTGCATCTTTTGATTTACGATAATAAGGTATTGAACGATGTCTTGTTCTAGTTTCATTCTATAATATTGCAATTTTCCCATCAAGCAATATTAGATTTATTaccatttctaccaatatttatgatgaaattttttatttttattttcaagactTATCTATTTTTCTCTTGTGTCATCACTAACTAACAATTAATTTATAATAgttactaacaaaataactttcaaatatattagaaaatattaaaaGATTACATTCATAACATAATAAATCACAATAACCCTAAACAAACAATTAACCCACTCACAAAActtactaacaaaataactttaaaataaattaaaaacaacataaaataacaataaacaaACTACACAAcactaacaaaataatttatccTCATCATAATCCATTCTATTAAAAAATACAATATCCTTcttttttcttctcctttctttcttctccCTCTCTTCTTCCTTTTTCGCTATCTTTTTTTTTAGCCTACTTCTATTCTTCAATGAGACCATTAAATAGGAtgataaaattgataaatttgtaTCGCCTATCAGATAGGGGTCACCACTGCTGCCTATCAGATAGGCACCACCCCTATACACTATATCTATATATGTACACGAGCATATACTAGACCTGAAACATGTATACAAAGTAATGCCGCCTATCAAGTAGGCACCACTAATAGaataatattttagaaaaataaaagaaataaattttaggaaaaaaataGTGCTACCTATAAGATAGACACCACATATCATTTTAGTACATAATTTCACAACCACACTGTTTTAGTGcataaaattttttataataatcTAGTAAAAAGCCTTTGGTTTGCTTATGTATTGGTCCTCCTTTCGTTTAATACAAGCCCAGTTTATTTTCAAAAGGATAATAGAAATCTAAGGaaaatttaaaatgtaataaaatcaaccgtatgaatttttaaataaaatgagaTTAATTAAGCAttggattttgatttgaaattttatcataaaataataaaatcaataaaaaagtaTGAATATCGtaattttttaattatcaataattttatatttagacATTTTTCATGATATAGCTCTATTCTATCCCATGTTAAAAGAATTATCACAACCTTCTTTttgttatatattttatgtaaaagttattataattatttttaattataaaaaattatgtttAAACTTCTTTTCATGTAGAAGAATTATTACTATTGCAgacttttttctttatttattttgattaaattcctacttttatatatattatagattataaatatagaaataaacatcaatcattaaaaatataagaaataaaatgaaatgaataTGGATTAGAATTTACAAATCCATGATTTGTATGAACAATACTAATTTGAATTATGAAATTAGATATTGgatataaactaaaattaaagcGAATATGCAATATTTGAATTtacagaagagaaaagaaatagaataataTCAAACATCCAATTTTTGACTAACCATTGCTGGTTAACAAATATCATATGGAAGCTTATCTTCTTTTAACTCTCaacaaatgaaaaaaaggaaggaATATGCAGTACTTACAATCTCTTGCACTCTACACGTTACAAagcaaaataaaacccaaaaggAAAAATTGAAAAGTATGAATCATTGAATAATACAAATAATCTTAGTTTTCAGACATACCCCATTATTAATATGAATTTTCATGACAAGATTAGTTCACACTTGACAATTTGCTCTAATGAACTTACCACATTATTCATGCTTGCTCTTTCACTGGGATTTTCCTTCAACAAAAGCTCAGCCAAATCTGCCAGTTTAAGCAACGGTTCCACATTTCTCGGTAGAGCGATGTTGCGGTCGATAATGGCTGCTGCCTTTCCTTGCCTTATTAGAGGTAATGCCCACTCAACAATCCCTGGAGGTGTGCAGTCTCTATCATAAGCTTTCCTTCCACTTAATATCTCCAGTAGAACGATTCCGAAATTGTAAACATCATCCTCCATGTTCCCACTTAAATCGTTGTCTGTAGTGGCACTTACTATGCGGAAATCGGCTATCCTTGCACCCCATTCGGAGTCCAAAAGTATATTTGAAGTCTTCACATCTCTATGAATGATGGGAGGACTGACTTCATTATGAAGATACTCAAGTCCTCTCGAAGCCTGAAATGCAATCTTCAACCGGAGGTCCCAACCTAACGGCGAGAGGTCGCCGTGAAGGTGGTCATGAAGTGTACCGTGAGGCATATATTCATATACGAGTAACCTTTCCCCCATTTCAGCACAATAGCCTAATAAGTTCACAATATTGGTATGCTTTACATTGCATAGTATTTCTAACTCTGCTTCAAAATCCCGGCTGTTGGTATGAATTATCGTAGCAGCATTAGCTCGCTTGACTGCTACTTGCCTTCCATCAGGAAGAACAGCTTTGTATACGAAACCGAAGCTCCCTCGTCCGAGCTCACTGAATTCTTTAAATCCATGAGTAGCATCTTTCAGTTCTGAAAGCCGATAAACTTGGGTCTCTCCAACATACGTTGTTAAAGATAAAGGCGGAACTGGATTCGGATTGGGATCAGCCTCCGCAACTGGTTTGCCTATGCAAAAACCGCACTGGATTCTTCCTTTTCCTTCACTTCTCGCTTTGATGATTCGGGGGAAAACGCAACAAGCAACAAAAATTAGTAAGCAACCCAATACAGAAGATCCAATAATGACCACCAACTTTTTTATCTCTTGCTGGTCTTGCTGCTGAGACTCGGACGAAGACAGAACTCCGCATACATCCCAGCAAGAGCTGCTCTGGCAAAGAGAGCAAGGAGTGCATATTCGATCAGCATTGGCAGTGCATGTACTTGAAGGGAAGTACCCCATGGAACAATTCGTTCCACAAGGCAAGCATATTTTCAACTCATTCTGAGCACATAAACTTGTCAACTCCGGCTCATTAAGGATACTTGCATTGAAAGCAAACTGTCCATCGGCACATGAGCTCGGAGAGCATACACCAGGGCTACATAGCTGCAAAGGCGGACTATAGTCCAGTGAAGACTGTTCGTTTGTGCCCCAACAATTAAGAACCAAGTCAACTTCTCGAACCCCACAAGTCATGGAATCTGATGAAGCAATAGCCAAGAAACCAGAAGCCTTTGGAACTGAAGAAACATTAATGTTCCTTCCCCAGCATTCTATTTCGTGATCATCTTCACGGATGCCGCAAAAACGCTGTCCACCAGCCGATAAACTAACAAATGGAGTCCCATGGGGAGGGAGGCCAAACTCACTTGAATCACCCCAACATTCAACTTCACCAGATATCTCAGAAATCCCACAAATTGAATTTTTCCCAGAAGCTAAAACCTCAAACTCACTAGACACATTAAAGATTCCTAAGTTACCGGATTTTGGACCCCAGCAAAAGATCAAACCAGTTTCCTTAGCAATCCCACAACTAAAACCATCCCCAGAAACAATGTTCTTAACAATAACATTGTTAACATAATGATCACTAAAAGAACTCGTAGTAAAATTACTTTTACCAAGTGATCGATCAAGTTCCCAGCAATCCACATTACCGAAATCATTAGAACTTGAAAAATAAGACCCCTTGATAGCACAAACATGAGATTTTCCAGCAGCAATTTGGGAGTAAGAATTATATCTAAAAGCTTTAGGAACAAGATTTATACCAAAATCCAATAAATCCCAACAAAACGCCTGCGAATTGTTCGCAGTAATGCCGCAGAGAAATCCTTCACCACCAGAGAGAGAAGCCATGGAAGGAACAAAATCGAAAGTGGGAACCGAAGATGTCTTGTTGGTTTTATCCCAACAAATGATCTGTTGTTCCCCACCAGCATCAATGGCACAAAAGAACCCATTTTCTCCAAAAGCCGCCGCGATCGGGCCCGGTGATCCATAACCAAAAGCCGTAACAAAGAGCAAGGAAGAAACGACAACGAAGAAAGATGAAATGGGTGGCAGAAAATAGCACTTTTGGAGTGGCATGTGTTATGGTTTTGGGGGTTTTCTTTTTTGTAAGTGAAGCTTTTGGAAAAGTGAGGTGTTAAATGGTGGAGTTGAAACTGGAAGGAACAAGAATGGTTTCAGGCTTTGaacccatttttattttttttctttcctttgaaAAATGTAAAGATTCGGATTTCAGACAGTTAAGTTGAAAGTCAAAACTTGGAAGCATTTGACCTATGGGAAAATAGTTAATTCGTTATTGATCTTGACATTTAAGATTCAGATCTGATGTAGACCTGAGGTATGCTTAGTACGGAACTTTTCTACCCTTTTTACATTATATTAAAGCTGAATTGAAGGTTAAATGGCTCCATTTtggatattattttaattatttcaaatcaATTGTATTTTTTATAACTTAACTAGGAAaccatataaataataatatagaataaaattttaacttcttaatattattttaaattttgaatggaTTTTTTTTTAGATTACAAACCCAATCAAGATTTGAATACTATAATCAATTATCTATAAAAGCAAACtagattcattttttttttacaaaaacaaGGATAAAACCATAgcttaattaagtattttgttgTGCTCAACCATCCAAGAAAGTTGTAATAGATTCTTAATGGCTTGTATCACAACTTAAAAATGTTAATCAACTACATTTGCTTGAATTACTTGAATAGCTTTAGTACATCCATCTCAAGAATTACTCATTTCAGCTCGAGATTCTAGACTACTTGGAGACCTTCCAGTGCACCCCAAAGTTTAGCATTGAGAATTGAACAACAACTAACATTCCTTGAGAAACCAGCAATCTGCATCCCATGTTGGTCGTGGATTAATCCACCTACTGAAGCATTCTCAAATACCTTGCAGACAGTATCATAAGTATTTATCTTATACCATTCATTTTCACGTAGAATCCATCTTATCAATTTGCAAGTTTTAACTTTTGTATACCTCAAGTAAACCCATCAATCCATGGTTTGAATAAAGGTAAATTTCTCTCCTCCAATAAATTTTCTCGGATTCAAAAACTAATTGTCATGTCCACTTTAAATTCATtgcaaataataattaaaatatataaatttaaatattcatttttatattgagtaatttataatattaaaaaaaattaaatatccaTAAATATATGAAATTGGACATCTTGAAATGCACGAAAATAACCAGATCAATTATGTTTATTTTAACTAAAAAATCCCCCAAAACTGGTCGGTTTTAGCTTAAAAGAAGTAATTAAACAATATAAATTCATAAAGgttctttttattttatgaaGTTATGACACAGTTGCAATAAATAACAGGAAACCAAGGTTCAGAGCACATATACATGATTTAGTTTTATTGGAATccaaaatggaattaaatttaaaaaaaaaaaaaaaaccaaccgcATCTGCACTCAACTTCCTTAATTCTTACACTTAGAACATGGTAAAATATAGATTTAGTTCAAAAACAtacaaatttgaaaagatttttttttattctgtCGAAATTGTAATATGGCATTAAAATAATGAAGTTGTTGGCTTTTACTTTTTTGGCATTCAACAATGTATAATACAAGAAAGGGTGGATTCGTTGGTAGTGTAGGAAAGAAATTACAAACAAAACTTGAGAACACAACAGGTTGTATTTGTATGTAATGGAGGTAACATAGGCTTCTGTAGGCCCAATTTGATTATGGTTTTGTCTCCATGTCTCCTCAGCCTAGttgcatttaaaaaaaaaaaaattggataattgtgagatatgaatatgtgcaTATGAAAAATTTGCATTATATTGATAAGGTTAtaatcaatttcacaattttggtTCATAAAATCACCTAATCAGTATGGATTCAAGTCTTTCCGTATATATCATAGCAGATATTAAGTTTCTTAATATGGGATTTGGAAATTATTGTACTTAAATATGGATATACTCgaatttttattcatatttcCAAACAAATATATTTTTAGGGTAAATTGTTAAAAAGTTACTTTTGTTTCTTTCatgttacattttaatcacttatatttgaaatattacattttagtcactaagtGTTAATTTCCATTAATGATGTAACGATAAGCTAACTTAGCATGTTAAACCATCATCTCAAAcaaaaaaatttaggttaaattatacaattggtccctataattttttcattttgggCAATTCagtttttttcttttacattaaaagagatggagaagggagaaaaatagagggagaagtagaagagaatgaaaaaagaacataaaaaaatttgctcaaaatgaaaaaatatggagaccaattatataatttaacctaaattttttgtttaaaatggTGATTTAACGTGTCACGTCAGCTTACCATTACACCATTAATGACAATTAACGGCTCAGTGATTAAAATGTtacaatatattaatataaatgacTAAAAGTAACATTTcaaatgtaagtgactaaaatgtaatatgaaGAAAACAAAAACATTTTTTTATGGGTGCATTTTGTACTCTATCTAAGGCGAGAATCAATTATTTAAAATAGCTTATCAACACAAATTTATGGCCCCTAAACAaacatcaaagaggaatttaaAACCTtccaattttattttcaataatttggtaaataaatagAGATATAAGAAACATACCACAAAATTAAATAAGGAACATGGGGTGTTTCATAGCTGTTTCCTAACTTCCTCTTCCTTTCACATTGGGCAAATCCCATGCAAATTCTAGCAAAAAAtccaaatattaaataaaattataacttaCACTTAACATAATAAACTTGGGATCTTCCCAAGATTTCATATTTACAAGAAACCCATTTTTTGTAGATTTAAATCTCGAATTTATATAAACTagggtttttttttgtttacattGATTGCTATTGGATTAATCAAAGCTCTTTTTGTCATTATTAATTTGTTCCATTATGTCTCAATTCATCATAGGGAAAAGTAAAAGAatcaaccaaaaattaaaaaagaaaagaaagagagaataaTCTAGAAGTAATGATTTATATAAATAATTGAAGGAATAATATCTCAATTTTGAACCTATAATTGTATTTAACGTTGTGATTTCATGtagctttaatatatatatatatatatatatatatatattagatttaGTCAATGGAAACATAAGGCACATAATTTGGTATTGATTGATAAAAATAAGTTACAACTTGTTGATTTCGTTTTTGCTTTTAATTCTTTATTCATACTAAAATAATCCAATTATCCCTACATGTGCACATTCATTGGCCCTCTTACTCTTACGAGATTCATTTTACATAGGGATTATTCATTTAATCAGGGAGGTCTAATTCGCAAATATCGAGCTTTGAGTTGCTTTTTATTAAATTCCGACTGTCCGACGCAATTTGGGTTATTTTTCaataataaaagatatttatatcattatttatAAAGTTGATGTTACTCACTATTAAATTTAATTACAGATTTattaaaaacttattttttataatacgaagatgtttttattattttacatttcatgtaaaattttaaaaatatcattatattctaaatatttatttgatatattaatgttttaaattttatcaatGAATTGATATAGTAACAAGTGTCATTTTTTATTACATCCTATAATACTCTTATCAATCATTCAACTCTCTTatctttaatatttaatttttatttcaataaaatattatttactcACTcggataaatttattattatttttaatagtacaaCGTATGCATGAATAATGGACGTGAAATTTTTCATCATGTTTACTCATAccatattatataataaatatttaaaataggtAAACTACGCttaaagttattaaattattagtaattcTACATTTTGATAACTCAactttaaaagttacaaaataatcattttactaTTAGTAAGTTTCATTTAAGTTATTaactattcaaaaaattttatttaaatcattaagTTGTTAAAAGACGTTTTAAGTCCGACTAATGAACTCTAAACGATAATTCTACAATTGGTATGATGAATTAGTACACATCAACTAATAAAAGAACATACCTCTGACAATCATTATTGGAGATCAGAGAAGAAAGTTATTGGATTATTTTTtctcacaaattcatgaaattcaaaattatttaataaaaaaaaaaactaaacaggagaataaaaaaagaagaaaacttTCAATTGGTATAAATGGTACAGATGGAGAAGACtatacaacaataattttaatagtccaataacttaaataaaaactttcaaataatttaatgatcattttataacattttaaatatGAGTGACCGTTAATCACCTTTTGAGTGTAGTTTGCCCTAGAAATATGCTGAATAAATTATAGTTAAACTTAATAAAAGGAAATtattaaattactaaaaataaattaaaaatataatataaatcgATTTAAACAAGCTTGGACCATCCTGGGCTCTATTGAGGcctaaataggtttggataaatATCTACCATATCATTATCATGCTTAAAAGCTCAAAATCCAATTGACAATTCCATATTGCAGTAcataacatacatatttattcacttTGCAAAgaaaacatacatatttattcaagTTTCTGTGTTTCTTTTCTAACAATGTATAAAATTGAATCGGATAGTAAACCCGAATGTACATTGATTGAGGCCACTGCTGTTAAACTCCGAATTATATTTCTCTTACCTCGGAGCTTTATCAACAAATTCAACCATAAAAACGACATGCTGGCCTCCGAAGAAGGGGCTCTACATATCAGCTCTCATACGCTTTTCCACCAAAATATTGTTCTTGGACCATTTTTTTGTAATCTGGAAAACAAGGGAAAATTCATAGTGAATCTGTTAGCAATATAGTTAAGTTTCACAGCATTGCAAAAGTTGATTTGTTGCTTTAAGTGTGCAGTCGATCAGTTCAGTTCAAAGAGGAAACCTAGCACTGACTTAAAAAAGACCTAATTTTTTTTACCTTCTTTATTGTTCCACAGTGCTGCGGCATAGGTGTTGAGCGGACTCTCGGGATTTGGCTCTGCAGGTAAGAAAGTTCGTAAACAATTAGTGGAACTAAGAGTCCATCAGTTTTATAGGTCAAACCTATGTTACTCTAACTCTCTTCATTTTCACGAAGCACTAGTGTCCATTATCCGTTCCAACACATCTCTATATAGGTATGGGAAAAACTTCTAAAAGAAGTGAGCATTTCCATGTTGGATACATACCCATAGCCAGCATTCATACCCGAGTCCGAGTAACATAGAATCAAACTAGTAGGGAAGAGCTAGCAGACCTCCTAGTAAACTTTGAATTGACAAAAGAATGGTTCTACAATCATAAGCTGAAGACCACTTATCCTGTAATTATATAAACAAAGAATTTGAGAGTATCACAACAACATCGGTAAACATGAAAGTAAAAGAGACGGAAACTGGAAATATTCTTTTGTCTTAATCTCATCATACAATCATTGGCATCATAAAGTTTTACAATATACACAAAGTCGAAATGATACCTGAAGAATGTCAAGGCAAATATTACCAAACTGGTCAACATTGGGATGAAAGCACATTGTCTCAAACTTTACTTGAGGTGGCTTGAAAGGATATTCTGACGTGAAATGCAAGGAAAGCTTGTATGATAAACCTTCGTACATAGTTCCCTTTCCACCCTCAATTGTACCAATCCATGTGAAAATGCTTTCGCCTTCTGGAAATGCCGACACTCCAAGATCACCTCCACACATCTGCAGCAAAAGACAATATCATATGTTACTTGGACACGGGGCTTACTGTGTGCTAGTAACTTGAAGTCTGATAGGTTTTTGTCTGTGAGTCATTTGACACTATCTCTATTCTCTAATTAAATTGAATCTATCTTACTCGGAATGTGAATGTCAGACACGGGTATATCTATTTCTTTTCAAGATTAACATGTATTGTGAGAGTCCTTAGAGAATCATATCCTCATACCCATGCACAGatacttcaagaaaaataaaaaggcagAGCAACATAGAATCAAATGCATTTGTGTGCTTCTGAATACATGCATACTAGAAAATGTACATGTGTGCTCAGGTGCACATCAGCATCCACTCAAGTCAGTCAACCATTGTAACccaaaacatcaaaaccacaTACGATCTCATAAAAAAATACTCATTTCAAGTTAGGCAGGTCTATTTTCTAGAAATATGCCGCAGGCACAATACACGATGTACAATGAAACATACGAAACTCTTAGACAGAGTTAAGGTTTACACACTGTATTATACCACCAGCTTAATCGGTAACCAAACATTTCCTCCATAAACGATATTCCCGAGTTCAAATTCCCCATCCTCCAATGGCCAATCCAGAGAAAACTAAGCTACTAATCTTCAACATTAGGCGCCTTTATCCTTGTATAGATCATTTAAACATACCAAAGACCAAGACCTATATAATACGGACACTAATATGTCCAAATCTATATAATACGaattattcatttattaaaatatataaaatgaaatatCTTAAACACGAttatgatataataaaatatacaaaaaCAAAATAGTTTTGAATATAAAAGCAGTAGAAAATATTCACATACCATGAGAGCCATCAGCTCCTTTTGAAGCCTGCAAAAATATTAATTGCAGTAAACCCAGTAAACCCTTATAAGATGAactcaattaaattttaaaattaaaagaatcattaaaaaatattattatttgtattattaacttttccataaatttctaGGCAACCAAACAATTACctgaaaaatgaataaaattttccagaaaaaagaaaaattttaaacctTTACAAGTTAAATTCCAAACTTTCTATTGTTTTACAGCCtgaaactaaaaaaataaaaacaaataaaaggccATCCAGTTACTACGCTAAAACAGAGTTAAGACACTACTTCACCGAGTTAAACATGAAAGAAACTAGAGCCAAGAAAACAAATAGAAACGAATTTTCCCGGAAAATgaaaacagaaaaaggaaaacccaAGAAAGAAACGACTTCATTTCATTTCCAATATTTTCTATATAATCAAAAAGAAAACCCaagattattttttaaaattccttTTGTTCTTTCGTTTTCCTTCGTCATATTTTCGCAGGAACCAAACagaaaatgtaaaagaaaaaaaaaagacactTCTGTACCTTTGAGAAACGGAAGTGGTGTCAACGGCGTTGGTAGTGGAAACGGGTTGTTTAGATGAAGCGGCAGC is part of the Gossypium arboreum isolate Shixiya-1 chromosome 5, ASM2569848v2, whole genome shotgun sequence genome and harbors:
- the LOC108450764 gene encoding serine/threonine-protein kinase-like protein CCR2 → MPLQKCYFLPPISSFFVVVSSLLFVTAFGYGSPGPIAAAFGENGFFCAIDAGGEQQIICWDKTNKTSSVPTFDFVPSMASLSGGEGFLCGITANNSQAFCWDLLDFGINLVPKAFRYNSYSQIAAGKSHVCAIKGSYFSSSNDFGNVDCWELDRSLGKSNFTTSSFSDHYVNNVIVKNIVSGDGFSCGIAKETGLIFCWGPKSGNLGIFNVSSEFEVLASGKNSICGISEISGEVECWGDSSEFGLPPHGTPFVSLSAGGQRFCGIREDDHEIECWGRNINVSSVPKASGFLAIASSDSMTCGVREVDLVLNCWGTNEQSSLDYSPPLQLCSPGVCSPSSCADGQFAFNASILNEPELTSLCAQNELKICLPCGTNCSMGYFPSSTCTANADRICTPCSLCQSSSCWDVCGVLSSSESQQQDQQEIKKLVVIIGSSVLGCLLIFVACCVFPRIIKARSEGKGRIQCGFCIGKPVAEADPNPNPVPPLSLTTYVGETQVYRLSELKDATHGFKEFSELGRGSFGFVYKAVLPDGRQVAVKRANAATIIHTNSRDFEAELEILCNVKHTNIVNLLGYCAEMGERLLVYEYMPHGTLHDHLHGDLSPLGWDLRLKIAFQASRGLEYLHNEVSPPIIHRDVKTSNILLDSEWGARIADFRIVSATTDNDLSGNMEDDVYNFGIVLLEILSGRKAYDRDCTPPGIVEWALPLIRQGKAAAIIDRNIALPRNVEPLLKLADLAELLLKENPSERASMNNVVSSLEQIVKCELILS
- the LOC108452004 gene encoding ubiquitin-conjugating enzyme E2 20-like isoform X2, yielding MEVRPNQTVDNSPTTPQQHQRHAAAASSKQPVSTTNAVDTTSVSQRLQKELMALMMCGGDLGVSAFPEGESIFTWIGTIEGGKGTMYEGLSYKLSLHFTSEYPFKPPQVKFETMCFHPNVDQFGNICLDILQSQIPRVRSTPMPQHCGTIKKITKKWSKNNILVEKRMRADM
- the LOC108452004 gene encoding uncharacterized protein LOC108452004 isoform X1 translates to MEVRPNQTVDNSPTTPQQHQRHAAAASSKQPVSTTNAVDTTSVSQRLQKELMALMMCGGDLGVSAFPEGESIFTWIGTIEGGKGTMYEGLSYKLSLHFTSEYPFKPPQVKFETMCFHPNVDQFGNICLDILQDKWSSAYDCRTILLSIQSLLGEPNPESPLNTYAAALWNNKEDYKKMVQEQYFGGKAYES
- the LOC108452004 gene encoding ubiquitin-conjugating enzyme E2 20-like isoform X3: MCGGDLGVSAFPEGESIFTWIGTIEGGKGTMYEGLSYKLSLHFTSEYPFKPPQVKFETMCFHPNVDQFGNICLDILQDKWSSAYDCRTILLSIQSLLGEPNPESPLNTYAAALWNNKEDYKKMVQEQYFGGKAYES